The genomic window AACACAAGATGGCTCGAGAGGAGCGCATCGGCAGGCATGAGCTTATCATCGCCAGGCTTCATGCCTAATGAAGTAGCGTTCACAATGAGGTCTGTTTTTGTCATGGCAGTCCTCAGTACATCGTTCTGCCAGGGCAGAACGGCCGTTTCCGCTTTTGTGCCGAGCTGGAAAATTTCAGCGGCCACGGCCTCGGCTTTTGCTTGGGAGCGGTTCACCAGCGTGAGCTGGCGGCAGCCGCTGAGCGCGCTCTGCACCGCCACGGCGCGCCCGGCACCACCACCAGCACCGATGATGAGCACGCGCAGATCCTGGATGTCGGCACCCAGGGCCTCCTTCACACTGCGCAAAAATCCGGGGCCGTCGCTGTTGTAGCCGTGCAGCTTGCCATCTCGAATGGCCAGCGTGTTCACCGCACCGAGCTGGCGGGCCAGAGGATCGAGCACGTCCACGGCGTCCAGTGCTTCAAACTTGTGTGGGATGGTGATGTTCACGCCGAGAAAACCGCAGTCGGCAAACTGGCGGAAAGCCTGCGCCACGCTGCCCACGGGCACCTGCACACGGATGTACTGCGCGTCGATGCCGCAGGCCTGCAGCGCCGGATTGTGCATCTGCGGACTGCGCGAGTGGCCGATGGGGTCGCCAATGACCGCCAGGCGTGCCGGCGGCGTGTAGCGCCCGGCCACCGCGTTCCAGTTCATCAATTCATCGAATGGTAAAAAATCTCCCACGCCGCAGACATGGCGTGGAACCACGGGCTGTCAAAGCTGCCCGCAATTTTCCCGCTCGACATCCCGTTCCATCCGCGCTGCAATCAGCGGCTCTCGTTTTTTCTCCCAACCTCATCCATCCCAGCCATGCGCCTTACCCTTCCCCTGATCGCCCTCGCCGGCACTGCGGCCCTGTTTCTTGCCCAGGCCGCCGACTCCACCGTGAAACCGCTGCGCGTGCTCATCGTGGCCGGTGGCTGCTGCCATGAGTATGACAAGCAGCACCTGGTGCTGAAGGAGGGCATCGAAAGCCGCCTGAACGCCGTGGTGGACGTGGCCTACAATCCGGACAAGACCACCAAGGCCACCTTTGAAATCTACAAGGCCAAGGACTGGGCCAAGGACTTTGACGTGATCGTGCACGATGAGTGCAGCGCCGACGTGACCGACCCCGCCTACGTGGGCGCCATCCTCGATGCTCACAAGGCTGGCAAGCCCGCTGTGAATCTGCACTGCGCCATGCACAGCTACCGCTGGGGCAACTTCCGCGAGCCCGTGAAGGCTGGCGCAGACAATGCAGGCTGGTATGAAATGCTGGGACTGCAGTCCACCGGCCACGGCCCGCAGGAGCCCATCGCCATCACCTTCTCCGACAAAAACCACCCCATCACCAAAGGGCTGGAAGACTGGAAGACCATCAAGGAGGAGCTGTATAACAATGTGCAGATCCTCACCGGCAAGGCGCTGGCCACCGGCCTGCAGATCCAGCCGCCCAAGGCCAAGAAAGGCGAAACCCTGCCTCCAGATGCCAAGCCCACCGAAGCCACCAGCGTCGTGGCCTGGACCAATGAGTACGGCCCGAACAAGACCAAGATCTTCAGCACCACCATCGGCCACAACACCGCCACCGTCAGCGACGCCCGCTACCTCGACCTCATCACCCGCGCCATCCTCTGGACCACCGGCCACATCGATGAAAACGGCAAGGCGCTGCCAGGGTATGGGAAGTAAGATGCCAGACGCACGTCACGCAGCCGCGTGATCCCCTTCCCTTTTTGCCAATGCCCGGTGGTGCTCCCGCCGGGCATTTTGCTTTCTATGCCATGCCTGCCGTTTCCAGCCTGCCAGTGAAGGCCGTCTGCATTCAGCCATGCGCTTGATGCCTCGAATTGACACCAGCGTCCGATTCCACCCAAAAGTTGTCCGCACATCAGACTGGTCATGAGGCGTTGTTTCGGGTGAAAATCCGACTCACCGACCATGAAAGCCATCCTGCTTGTATTTGCCGCCGCCGTTTTAGCCCATGCCGCCCCCGCCGGACCTGTGCGTGTGCTGTATCTGGACACCGAAGGAAAAGAGCAGTCCGCCGTGGGACCGCTGCATGAGGCCATGCGCGATCTCGGGCGTGACGCCATCTGGTTTGACTACGCCAAAGAAGACCTGACCGCCGGTGACTATGACCTGGTGGTGAAACCAGGCAGCGATCTGAGCAAAGACGCGATCCTTTCCAAGCTGAGCGCGGAGCGCAAAGCCAGCTACGAGGCCTTTCTGAAACAGCGCGCCCCCGAGGAGCGCAAGAAGCACCCGCAGGTGGCCAACTACGAAAAGCGCCCCGAGCCGCTGACGCTGCAGCTGCCGATGAGCGTGAAGGCCAGCATGGAGCGCACCCAGGTGCCGGCAGATTGCGAGCTGAAGCTCTTTGCCAGCGAGCCGGACATCGCCAAGCCCATCGCCTTCGCATGGGATGAGCGCGGCCGCTGCTGGGTGGTGGAGACACGCGACTACCCGCATGGCGTGACGGACAGGGGCGAAGGCCAGGACACCATCAAGATCTGCGA from Prosthecobacter vanneervenii includes these protein-coding regions:
- the aroE gene encoding shikimate dehydrogenase, translated to MNWNAVAGRYTPPARLAVIGDPIGHSRSPQMHNPALQACGIDAQYIRVQVPVGSVAQAFRQFADCGFLGVNITIPHKFEALDAVDVLDPLARQLGAVNTLAIRDGKLHGYNSDGPGFLRSVKEALGADIQDLRVLIIGAGGGAGRAVAVQSALSGCRQLTLVNRSQAKAEAVAAEIFQLGTKAETAVLPWQNDVLRTAMTKTDLIVNATSLGMKPGDDKLMPADALLSSHLVFDMVYRADGETPLLADARRAGARTVDGLSLLLHQGAISFEHWFGRPAPLEVMRQGLQNAGKA
- a CDS encoding ThuA domain-containing protein; translated protein: MRLTLPLIALAGTAALFLAQAADSTVKPLRVLIVAGGCCHEYDKQHLVLKEGIESRLNAVVDVAYNPDKTTKATFEIYKAKDWAKDFDVIVHDECSADVTDPAYVGAILDAHKAGKPAVNLHCAMHSYRWGNFREPVKAGADNAGWYEMLGLQSTGHGPQEPIAITFSDKNHPITKGLEDWKTIKEELYNNVQILTGKALATGLQIQPPKAKKGETLPPDAKPTEATSVVAWTNEYGPNKTKIFSTTIGHNTATVSDARYLDLITRAILWTTGHIDENGKALPGYGK